CGGGTCCGGGTTTGTGTTTACGCCAGATGGATTTATCCTTACCAACAGTCATGTAGCCAGTGGTGCTGAGCAGATTGTTGTCAAGTTTGCAGATGGTCAGCAATTTGACGCTGAACTGGTTGGAGATGACCCGGATACCGATCTGGCGGTCTTGCGTATTCATGCGCCAGATCTGAAACACCTTGAACTCAGTGACTCAAATCAAATTCAGGTTGGACAGGTAGCCATCGCAATAGGTAATCCGTATGGTTTCCAGCATTCTGTAACTGCCGGCGTCGTAAGTGCCCTGGGGCGGTCGCTTCGCTCGCAATCCGGTCGCATGATTGATGATGTGATCCAAACCGATGCTGCCCTGAACCCAGGCAACTCGGGTGGGCCGCTGGTTGATTCGCGAGGCCGGGTAATCGGACTTAATACCGCCATGATTATGCCGGCACAAGGGATCGCTTTTGCCGTGGCTGTAAACACAGCCCGCTATATTGCCGGCAAATTGATCAAACATGGCCGGGTGCGGCGCGCCTCAATGGGAATTGCCGGACAAAATATCGATCTCCCGCAGCGTCTGCAGCGTAAATTTGAGCTGGCTGAATCGGGCGGGATATTGCTGGTAGATGTACTGGCCAATTCGCCGGCGCGCAAAGCCGGCCTCAGAAAAGGAGATGTGTTGATTGGTTTATCAGGCGAACGCATTGCCTCCATCGAAAACCTGCTCAAATTCATTACCGAAGATTCAATCGATCAGGTTATTTCTATGCGATTGATCCGGGATAACGAAGAGCTATTTACAACCTGTAGTCCGGAAGAAGCCCGGTAGCGCCGTTGCATTATTCAGGCTGCCTGGTTGAGCAACGTGGTGGACAGTGCGGTAAGGCACGTACTTGCTTTTGCCTGAATGGCCAGGCTGGCGTGTTTGTCGCCCCTGCTTTCTCCAAGGTTTACAATGGCAATGGGCTTTTGCTGCTTGTGTGCTTTTAGCACAAAGCGGTAACCCGAGTATACTGCAAGGGAAGATCCTACAACGAGCAGTGCCTCTGCTTCGTCGAGCATTTGCCACGCAGCATCTACGCGTGGGGCGGGCACATTTTCCCCAAAAAAGACGACGTTGGGTTTAAGAACACCCTCACATAGGGCGCAGGAAGGGACCCGGAAGAGCCGCGTTTGGTCAGGGTCAATTTCTGCATCGCCATCTGGCGCAAAATCCGAAGGTTTGCCTTCCCACGATGGGTTCAGGGAGGAGAGCCTATGCTGGAAAGTTTTGCGCTGCTCGATGTTCTGGCACTGCAAGCAGCAGACTTCTGAAAGGGTGCCGTGGAGTTCAATAACACGGTTGCTGCCGGCTTTATGGTGTAACCGGTCTACATTTTGGGTAATGATGCCATTGATAAGTCCGGCCTCTTCGAGTTGAGAGAGGGCTGTGTGTGCAGCGTTGGGTGCAGCATTGTCCACCCGGGTCCACCCGATGACACTGCGCCCCCAGTATCGCTTGCGGGCTTCAGGATCGGTTACAAACGCTTTGTATTGGATGGGATTACGCGTTTTGTGCCGGGTTTCAGGACCCCGGTAGTCGGGAATGCCTGATTCGGTGCTGCAGCCGGCACCCGTGAGGACCACCGTGCGTCTGCCTTGCATGATTTGTGCTAATCGCTGGATTTCCATGGTTAAGTCGGTAGACAGGAAGCTTAATAGCGCAGTCAGGGTGGCAGGATTAAACCCACGACCTCGTCATCCCGAACGACGCGTGCTACCGGGCTCTGCCACATCCCTATCAGGCAAATACGCCGTACATCTCTTCGATGGTCTCTGCGAACTCTTTTTCGATGACTTTACGCTTCAATTTCAACGTAGGCGTCATCATGCCGTTTTCCACTGTAAAAGGCTCCTTGACCAGCCGGAAGCCCCTGATTTTTTCGTGCGCCGCTGCTTTCCTGGAGTATGTTTTGAACTCCTTCTTGAACAGCTTCTGGATTTCTTCGTGCTCCAGCAGTTCAGAAGGTTTGTTGTAGGCTAGTTGATTGTCTTTGGCGTGCAGAATGAGCATGTCCATGTTTGGCACGACAAGGGCGGTTAGATACTCTCTTCCTTCTCCGATGATCATCACCTGGTCAATCAGGCCGGCTGTTGCAAACTGCTCTTCAATTGGGCCCGGATAGATGTTTTTCCCACCGCGCGAGACAATCATGTGTTTGATGCGGTCGGTGATCTGGAGGTAACCGTTCAGGAAGCGGCCTACATCGCCTGTATGGTACCATCCTTCGTCATCAATGGCTTCTTGCGTTGCCTGGTCATTTTTCCAGTAGCCTCGCATGATGTTTGGGCCGCGGGCTACAATTTCGCCGGGCTCTGTTGTCAGCTTAGACGGATAATCTTCGCCAGTCAGGTGCCCAATGATTTCTGTTTCTCCGAGTCGCTGAATCCCTACGGTTACGCCAGGCAGAACGTAGCCTACAGTGCCATAAAACGGATTGGCCAGGGGTGTAATGGTAAGCGCCGGCGAAGTTTCTGTAAGTCCATAACCTTCGATGATGGTGACACCAGCCGCCTGAAAAAACTCTCCGATGGCCTTGGGCAGTGCAGCACCGCCAGAAACGGCAAACCGCAATTGTCCGCCCAGCTTCTCATGGAGTTTGGCAAACACGAGCCTATGACTCAAGGCTTTTTTCATTTTCATGAATGGCCCGATTCGGCCGCGGTCCACCAGCGTAGTGGCTGCTTTTTTGCCCGTATCGATTGACCAGGAGAAAATTTTCTTTTTGATGGATGAGCCTTCTTCTACCGACTTCGCGATGATGTTGTACATCTTTTCGAATAGACGCGGCACGGAGATCATTACGGTTGGCTTTACTTCGCCGAGGTTTCTGCTAACCGCGTCAATGCTTTCTGCATACGTGATTTTTGCGCCGCAGGCCATTACCGCAGTGTAGCCGGCCGTGCGTTCAAATGAGTGGCACAGCGGAAGGAAAGAGAGGTGATGATCATCGGGGCCAAAAGGTACAACTTTGAGCGCAGACTTGGCATTGGAGCACAAGTTGTCATGGGTTAGCATAACACCTTTCGGATTGCCAGTTGTGCCACTGGTATAAATCAGCGCGCACAGATCGTCACTTTTAACTTCGTCGGCAAGCGGATAAAGCGATTCCTGGTTTTCTGCCCAGTACGCCTTCCCTTCAGCCATAACATCATCCCAGGCACGTACATAATCCGGGTGATCTCCGCGGAGTTCGCTCATCGTGATTATTTCAACCAGATCCGGACAGTTGTCAAAGATTTCTTTTGCTTTGCGCAGCTGAATACCTGTAGAGACCACAAAAATTTTGGCTCCCGAGTCTTTCATGATGTATTCCACCTGAGACGCCGGCAGCGATGTATACAGCGATACATTGACGCCGCCAATATGGTGCGTGCCCTGATCGGTATAGGCCCATTCAGGTCTGTTTTCAGAGAGGATCGCTACCCGGTCGCCGGCTCGAATGCCTTTTTTGTGCAGATAGCCGGCCATGCTATGCACCTCATCCTGAAAAGACTCCCAGGAAATATCGGTCCATTCTTTGGTTTTCTTGTCTTTATACCCCAGGGCAGCCCGCTGCTTTCCAGTATAATGCGTAGCAACGCGGCGAAACATCTGGGGAAGGGTATCAAAGTCTACAAGTGTTGGCATAGCAGGCAAGGAGTTTGAACGGACACGCCT
This sequence is a window from Bacteroidota bacterium. Protein-coding genes within it:
- a CDS encoding trypsin-like peptidase domain-containing protein, translated to MSLTQDSVTGMESLENDRDLLDAYSSAVTAAVRRAGPSVVSISVKTGKFWRPGGSGSGFVFTPDGFILTNSHVASGAEQIVVKFADGQQFDAELVGDDPDTDLAVLRIHAPDLKHLELSDSNQIQVGQVAIAIGNPYGFQHSVTAGVVSALGRSLRSQSGRMIDDVIQTDAALNPGNSGGPLVDSRGRVIGLNTAMIMPAQGIAFAVAVNTARYIAGKLIKHGRVRRASMGIAGQNIDLPQRLQRKFELAESGGILLVDVLANSPARKAGLRKGDVLIGLSGERIASIENLLKFITEDSIDQVISMRLIRDNEELFTTCSPEEAR
- a CDS encoding NAD-dependent protein deacetylase, which encodes MQGRRTVVLTGAGCSTESGIPDYRGPETRHKTRNPIQYKAFVTDPEARKRYWGRSVIGWTRVDNAAPNAAHTALSQLEEAGLINGIITQNVDRLHHKAGSNRVIELHGTLSEVCCLQCQNIEQRKTFQHRLSSLNPSWEGKPSDFAPDGDAEIDPDQTRLFRVPSCALCEGVLKPNVVFFGENVPAPRVDAAWQMLDEAEALLVVGSSLAVYSGYRFVLKAHKQQKPIAIVNLGESRGDKHASLAIQAKASTCLTALSTTLLNQAA
- a CDS encoding long-chain fatty acid--CoA ligase, producing MPTLVDFDTLPQMFRRVATHYTGKQRAALGYKDKKTKEWTDISWESFQDEVHSMAGYLHKKGIRAGDRVAILSENRPEWAYTDQGTHHIGGVNVSLYTSLPASQVEYIMKDSGAKIFVVSTGIQLRKAKEIFDNCPDLVEIITMSELRGDHPDYVRAWDDVMAEGKAYWAENQESLYPLADEVKSDDLCALIYTSGTTGNPKGVMLTHDNLCSNAKSALKVVPFGPDDHHLSFLPLCHSFERTAGYTAVMACGAKITYAESIDAVSRNLGEVKPTVMISVPRLFEKMYNIIAKSVEEGSSIKKKIFSWSIDTGKKAATTLVDRGRIGPFMKMKKALSHRLVFAKLHEKLGGQLRFAVSGGAALPKAIGEFFQAAGVTIIEGYGLTETSPALTITPLANPFYGTVGYVLPGVTVGIQRLGETEIIGHLTGEDYPSKLTTEPGEIVARGPNIMRGYWKNDQATQEAIDDEGWYHTGDVGRFLNGYLQITDRIKHMIVSRGGKNIYPGPIEEQFATAGLIDQVMIIGEGREYLTALVVPNMDMLILHAKDNQLAYNKPSELLEHEEIQKLFKKEFKTYSRKAAAHEKIRGFRLVKEPFTVENGMMTPTLKLKRKVIEKEFAETIEEMYGVFA